A stretch of DNA from Catenulispora acidiphila DSM 44928:
CGCCGCCTTGTTCTCGGTCATGCCTGTTAGCGTTGCGCCGCCGGTACCGCCCCGGCCGCGCGGGTGAGCCGTTCGGGTGTGTCGCGGGCGGATCGGGGCGGAATTTCTTGTGAGACGGGACGGCTAGTCTGCCGCGGGCGGCTCTGTAGAAGAAGACTCCCGCCGAGTACTACAACGGGACAGGGGACAGCTGCTGCCCCGCCGACCTGGCAGAACTATGTCGGTGCTCGGTGGACGAGGATGGCGCAGACATGTGGGTGGGGCTTGTACGGCAGCCCACGAGACTTACTCCAGGTCTCCGAGGCCGAGATCGTCGCGGCGTTCGGCCACGACAAGCCGACTCGCGCCGAGTTCGAGCGGCTTTCGGACGCTACCTACTCGCCGCTGCTGGAGGACGACGGCCGGGGTCGCGGGCGCTGTCTGGTGCTGTTCCAGGGCGGCGTGCCTGAGGCGGTCGTCTTTTGGGGGCACTCGGGAGACTGAGCTACTCGGGCGGTGCTCGGATTCGCCGGAACCGGTAACGGATGCGGTTACGGGAACGGTTCCGGAACCGGTTCTTCATTGACAGTGGTTGACGCGCGCGCAATATTCAAGCCGAACGAGGGCGCCCTCCCTGATTCGTCGCACAGATTTCGCATCGGCTCTTCGCTGCTGCCATCTGTGGGATCTCCGGGACTGAAGGGACAGCAATGAGGCTCCTCACACCTGCGCGCTGGTCCACGCCCGTGCGCGGGCGACCACGGTCGTCCAGGCCACGGCCGGTTTTGCGTACCCTGCTGGCGGCGGGGGCGTTGTTCGCCGCGTCGCTGGCGGGGTTGCCGAGTCCGGCGAACGCCGCTGCCGGCGCGCCGTTCGGCGGGACGGCTGCCGCCGTGCCGGGTCTGGTGCAGGCTGCGAACTACGACACCGGCGGGCAGGGCGTCGCCTACAACACAGCTGCGGGCAACGGCTCTGCGAACAGCTACCGCGCCGATGGGATCGATCTGGAGACCACCGCTGACACGCTGGGGACCAGCCCGGCAGGCGGTGCCTATGACATCGGCTGGACGACACCGGGGCAGTGGTTCAACTACACGGTCAACGTCGCCACGGCCGGGACGTACAGCGTTGCTTTCAGGCTGGCTTCGCCGTATGGCCTCACCGACGCCCTGCACATCGCCAACGCCTCCGGTACCAACCTCACCGGCTCGGTCGCAGTCCCCAACACCGGTGGTTATGAGACCTGGACGACGGTCACCGCGAGCCTGGTGCTGCCGGCAGGCACCCAGACGCTGACGGTGAAGCAGGACTCGAACGGCTGGAACTTCCACAACATGGCCTTCACTCTCACCTCAAGTGGTGGCGGTGGAGGTGGCACTGACAAGCCGTTTGGCGGGACGCCCGCGCCGGTTCCCGGCACGGTCCAGATCGCCAACTACGACACCGGCGGAGCAGGCGTCGCCTACAACGTGACCGGCACCAACGGCACTGCGACTACTTACCGCACCGACTCGGTGGACCTGGAGAACACGCCCGACACCCAGGACACCACTCCTCCCGGCGGCGCCTATGACATGGGCTGGACCAACGCCGGACAGTGGTTCCACTACACCGTCCAAGTCGCGACCAGCGGCGTGTACACCGTCAGCTTCCGCGTGGCAGCACCGGCGGCGATCGCCGACGCCCTGCACCTCGAAAACGCCTCCGGCGCCAACCTGACCGGCGCCGTCGCCGTCCCCGCCACCGGGAACTACGCGACGTTCACCACGGTCACCGCGTCCATCACCCTGGCGGCCGGAGCCCAGACGCTCACCCTGAAGCAGGACGCGAACGGCTTCAACATCCACTTCCTGTCCTTCGTCCAGGGCACGAGCGGCGGCGGACCCGGCCCGAACCAGTACTGCGGCACGCAGGACCTGGCGATGGACCAGCCGACCACAGCCTCCTCGACGTACACCACCACCGGCAACCCGGCGTCCTCGGCCACCGACGGCGACCCCGGCACCCGCTGGGAGAGCGCGTACAGCGACCCGCAGTGGCTGGACGTGGACCTCGGCGCCCAGACGCAGATCTGCAGCATCGGCCTGCTGTGGGAGGACGCGTACGCGTCCGGCTTCCAGATCCAGGTCTCCAACGACAACGCGACGTGGACGAACGTCTACTCCACGACCACCGGCACCGGCGGACACCAGACGATCCCGGTCTCCACGACCGACCGCTACGTCCGTCTGTACGCCTCGAAGCGCGCGACCCAGTGGGGCGACTCAGTCCTCGAGTTCGACGTCTACGGCTTGACCAGCACCCCGCCGGTCACCGGCGGCAACGGCAACGGCGGCAACGGCGTCTGCCCCTGGGTCGGCTCCACCGCGCCGGTCGCGCAGCGCGTCCAGCAGGTCCTCAACACCATGAACCAGTCCGAGGAACTGACGCTGGTCGCCGGCGACGGCACGACGAACTACATCGGCCACGTCGCAGGCGTCCCCAACCTGTGCATCAAGCAGATGAACATGGAAGACGGACCCTCCGGCGTCGGTGACGGCAACGGCGGCGTGACGGCCTTCCCCGACGGCGAGTCCGCGGCATCCACCTGGGACCCGAATTTGATCCAGCAGGAGGGCGCCGCCAAGGGCGCGGAGTTCGCCGGCAAGGGCGTCACCATCTCGCTCGGCCCGACGTCGAACCTGGTGCGCGACCCGCGCTGGGGACGCACCTATGAGACCTACGGCGAGGACCCGTTCCTGGCCGGACAGATCACCTCCTCGGAGGTGAAGGGCATGCAGAACCAGGGCGTGATGGCCGACGTGAAACACGTCGCCGCCTACGACCAGGAGCAGTATCCGAACGGCGCCAACAACGAGATCGTGGGACAGCAAGCGATGCAGGAGCTGTATCTG
This window harbors:
- a CDS encoding glycoside hydrolase family 3 C-terminal domain-containing protein, encoding MRTLLAAGALFAASLAGLPSPANAAAGAPFGGTAAAVPGLVQAANYDTGGQGVAYNTAAGNGSANSYRADGIDLETTADTLGTSPAGGAYDIGWTTPGQWFNYTVNVATAGTYSVAFRLASPYGLTDALHIANASGTNLTGSVAVPNTGGYETWTTVTASLVLPAGTQTLTVKQDSNGWNFHNMAFTLTSSGGGGGGTDKPFGGTPAPVPGTVQIANYDTGGAGVAYNVTGTNGTATTYRTDSVDLENTPDTQDTTPPGGAYDMGWTNAGQWFHYTVQVATSGVYTVSFRVAAPAAIADALHLENASGANLTGAVAVPATGNYATFTTVTASITLAAGAQTLTLKQDANGFNIHFLSFVQGTSGGGPGPNQYCGTQDLAMDQPTTASSTYTTTGNPASSATDGDPGTRWESAYSDPQWLDVDLGAQTQICSIGLLWEDAYASGFQIQVSNDNATWTNVYSTTTGTGGHQTIPVSTTDRYVRLYASKRATQWGDSVLEFDVYGLTSTPPVTGGNGNGGNGVCPWVGSTAPVAQRVQQVLNTMNQSEELTLVAGDGTTNYIGHVAGVPNLCIKQMNMEDGPSGVGDGNGGVTAFPDGESAASTWDPNLIQQEGAAKGAEFAGKGVTISLGPTSNLVRDPRWGRTYETYGEDPFLAGQITSSEVKGMQNQGVMADVKHVAAYDQEQYPNGANNEIVGQQAMQELYLAPFQSSIAQSAPASFMCSYAVVNGASSCASAPMLRNGLDTQANSGGFVVSDWGAAGPAVADANGGLDIAMPFNSYATNLGNALAAGQFDQGTLNAIVARILTQMFAFGVFDNPASGSLAATVTNAAHQQTALQLGEEGTVLLKNNGILPLNPNPATAKSIAVVGTDGGAAVELAGGGSGGVDSSNTVWPITGIQNAVGPNVKVTYTPGDDNGTANIPQAVAAAQAATYAIVFVSAPEGEESDLQTLDVSAADETMISNVAAVNPNTIVVINSGSPVVMPWLNNVAGVLENWYGGQETGAAVAALLFGTVNPSGKLPVTFPASLSQVPAQTTAQWPGTPAGPIYSEGVKIGYRWYQSQNITPAFPFGYGLSYTKFSFSNLAVGGFNSNGQATVTATVTNTGSVAGAEVAQMYVGDPAASQDPPNQLAGFQRVMLNSGQSAQVTFPLTVHNLASWSATDNQWEAQAGTYAIRVGDASNNLPLTGSTSLANTLTGQVAAGASYAGISTANTAVSANVTPNSGVPGSETVGVVNPFGYSSPKGTGVSFQMQGVDSNTSQTLTYTASGLPPGISISGNGTFSGSGSTLGTYTVTVTAKDGAGVTGTATFVWSIVQ